One region of Micromonospora ureilytica genomic DNA includes:
- a CDS encoding DHH family phosphoesterase — protein MTSTASAPLTGASGLGPAEAAWAAAEALVRALPSTGRVLLICHINPDGDALGSMLGFGLGLRQFGVRDVQATFPGPPEVPEPFRGLPGLDLLVPADAADPAPDLVICFDAASESRLGELAGRLSSAGAALVLDHHASNPGFGTVNLVDPGAAATSVVAEQLLARLGVVVDPAIAECLYVALTTDTGSFRFEATTPAVHQMAARLLATGISPGDISRRVFDTRPFGAVRLFGEVLGRARLEPAAAGGRGLVWTFATLDDLARHDQRPYVLEALIDSVRCTAEADVACVVKQTRPAEWAVSMRSKGAVDVSRVAVALGGGGHTFAAGFTGRGTAEQVVESIRGQLDAALIG, from the coding sequence GTGACCAGCACCGCCAGCGCCCCGCTCACCGGGGCATCCGGGCTCGGTCCCGCCGAGGCGGCGTGGGCCGCGGCCGAGGCGTTGGTGCGGGCTCTCCCGTCGACGGGCCGGGTGCTGCTGATCTGCCACATCAACCCGGACGGCGACGCGCTGGGCAGCATGCTGGGCTTTGGTCTGGGCCTGCGGCAGTTCGGCGTACGCGACGTGCAGGCGACCTTCCCCGGGCCACCGGAGGTGCCGGAGCCGTTCCGTGGGCTCCCCGGGCTGGATCTGCTGGTTCCGGCGGACGCCGCCGACCCGGCGCCCGATCTGGTGATCTGTTTCGACGCGGCGAGCGAGTCGCGCCTCGGCGAGTTGGCCGGGCGGTTGTCGTCGGCGGGTGCGGCGCTGGTGCTCGACCACCATGCCTCCAACCCTGGCTTCGGCACTGTCAACCTGGTCGACCCGGGTGCGGCGGCCACGTCGGTCGTGGCCGAGCAGTTGCTGGCCCGCCTCGGGGTGGTGGTGGATCCGGCCATCGCCGAGTGCCTCTACGTGGCGCTGACGACGGATACTGGCTCGTTCCGGTTCGAGGCGACGACTCCGGCGGTGCATCAGATGGCCGCCCGGTTGCTGGCGACCGGCATCTCGCCCGGTGACATCTCCCGGCGGGTCTTCGACACCCGGCCCTTCGGCGCGGTCCGCCTCTTCGGTGAGGTGCTCGGCCGGGCCCGGCTCGAGCCGGCCGCCGCCGGTGGGCGGGGGCTGGTCTGGACCTTCGCCACGCTGGACGACCTGGCCCGGCACGACCAGCGGCCGTACGTGCTGGAGGCGCTGATCGACTCGGTGCGCTGTACCGCCGAGGCGGATGTGGCCTGTGTGGTGAAGCAGACCAGGCCCGCCGAGTGGGCGGTGTCGATGCGCAGCAAGGGCGCGGTGGACGTCAGTCGGGTCGCGGTCGCGCTGGGCGGTGGTGGTCACACGTTCGCGGCCGGGTTCACCGGTCGGGGCACCGCCGAGCAGGTGGTCGAGTCGATCCGCGGTCAGCTGGACGCGGCGCTGATCGGCTGA
- the rbfA gene encoding 30S ribosome-binding factor RbfA, with amino-acid sequence MSDPAKVRRHAERVRELVASVVRSQIKDPRLGMITITDARITADLRDATVFYTVLGDSVAQADTAAALESAKGLLRSTVGKALGLRHSPTLTFVLDDVQDQVKHIDDLLAAARNADAEVQRLAAQAKYAGEAQPYRVDDEDDETDEADEATDVKDTPRGGETR; translated from the coding sequence ATGTCTGATCCGGCCAAGGTACGCCGGCACGCGGAACGGGTGCGTGAGCTGGTCGCGTCGGTGGTGCGGAGCCAGATCAAGGACCCGCGGCTCGGGATGATCACCATCACCGACGCCCGGATTACCGCTGACCTGCGTGACGCGACGGTCTTCTACACGGTGCTCGGTGACTCGGTGGCCCAGGCGGACACCGCGGCGGCGCTGGAGAGCGCCAAGGGGCTGCTGCGCAGCACGGTCGGCAAGGCGCTCGGGCTGCGCCACTCGCCGACCCTCACGTTCGTCCTCGACGACGTGCAGGACCAGGTCAAGCACATCGACGACCTGCTCGCCGCCGCGCGCAACGCCGACGCCGAGGTGCAACGGCTCGCCGCCCAGGCGAAGTACGCGGGCGAGGCCCAGCCGTACCGGGTGGATGACGAGGATGACGAGACGGACGAGGCCGACGAGGCCACCGACGTCAAGGACACCCCGCGGGGTGGGGAAACGCGGTGA